Proteins encoded within one genomic window of Oncorhynchus masou masou isolate Uvic2021 chromosome 1, UVic_Omas_1.1, whole genome shotgun sequence:
- the LOC135539485 gene encoding arrestin domain-containing protein 1-like, with product MGKLQEFDITFKDNKVVYSPGESLSGTLKITTTEALLCKDIKVNCQGFCGVTSKSNDTAWMVEEQYFSITLSVADKGTLKPGDHSFPFKFLIPASVPTSFEGNYGKVMYRVRAFIDTPRFSKDYKVEKPFYLLSLLNLNDVPDIHGRSSSSVTKKFTYLLGVKTGTVVLKAHSDMKGYTPGQVIQLTTELNNQSGKTTGTVVACLIQKVTYQTKKPTIDLRTLVQVEGAGVKAGKQVEWKEQIIVPPLPQSSLADCGLINMEYFIQISLKSPEASFLLPIHIGNISVDTTSARPSRPPPPTTDPSRSSANPTKLENSRRSDPSSQDQDTPTTPCPSPHPAPKPVPRIRVSTSSPASPSAPPAEMDYLVMGTKGQVTEALPTESHSQLGFLSSQATVSPSAFSYAPGLTFSQNQSQSDVTNPTGPLFCVSTGATIPFFSEGSTNPKPTLYPLLPPEYSTSTLPHEAPPSYVESCSSNT from the exons ATATCAAAGTGAATTGCCAAGGCTTCTGTGGTGTCACCAGCAAGAGCAATGACACAGCCTGGATGGTGGAAGAGCAGTACTTCAGCATCACGCTCTCTGTGGCAGATAAAG GAACTCTGAAACCGGGAGATCACAGTTTTCCGTTCAAGTTTCTCATTCCAG CCTCTGTTCCCACATCCTTTGAAGGAAACTATGGAAAAGTTATGTACAGAGTGAGGGCTTTCATTGACACTCCTCGCTTCTCTAAGGACTATAAGGTGGAGAAGCCTTTCTACCTGCTGAGTCTCCTCAACCTCAATGATGTACCTGACATCCAT GGACGTAGTTCATCTTCCGTTACTAAGAAGTTCACCTACCTACTGGGGGTAAAGACAGGAACTGTGGTGCTGAAGGCCCATAGTGACATGAAGGGCTACACGCCTGGTCAGGTCATCCAACTGACCACAGAGCTCAACAACCAGTCTGGGAAAACCACAGGGACTGTGGTAGCCTGTCTCATTCAG AAAGTAACTTACCAGACAaagaagcctaccattgacttgAGGACTTTAGTGCAGGTGGAGGGTGCTGGGGTGAAGGCTGGCAAACAAGTTGAGTGGAAGGAGCAGATTATTGTACCTCCTCTGCCCCAGTCATCTCTGGCTGACTGTGGTCTAATAAACATGGAATACTTTATTCAA ATCTCCTTGAAATCTCCTGAGGCTTCGTTTTTGTTGCCCATCCACATTGGAAACATCTCAGTGGATACCACGTCAGCACGACCCTCCAGACCCCCTCCTCCAACCACCGATCCTTCTCGCTCCTCCGCAAACCCTACCAAGCTAGAAaatagcagacgctctgatccgTCCTCCCAAGACCAAGACACTCCTACTACCCCTTGCCCTTCTCCCCACCCAGCCCCAAAACCTGTTCCCAGAATCAGAGTCTCCActtcctcccctgcctcccccagtGCCCCTCCAGCTGAGATGGACTATCTGGTCATGGGCACCAAGGGGCAGGTGACCGAGGCCCTCCCAACTGAGAGCCACTCCCAGCTTGGTTTCTTGAGCTCTCAGGCCACTGTCTCCCCCAGTGCCTTCAGCTATGCCCCAGGCCTCACCTTCTCCCAGAACCAGTCCCAGAGTGACGTCACAAACCCAACGGGCCCTTTGTTCTGTGTGTCCACAGGCGCCAccatcccattcttctctgaggGCAGTACCAACCCCAAGCCTACCCTCTACCCACTCCTGCCTCCTGAGTACAGCACCTCAACACTCCCACATG AGGCTCCTCCCAGCTATGTCGAGAGCTGTAGCAGCAACACATAA